A genomic region of Methanothermobacter sp. CaT2 contains the following coding sequences:
- the ftsA gene encoding coenzyme F390 synthetase, translating into MVVVMGTYFNPEIETMERGELDALVEERIRYTVNYAYENSPFYSKWFRKNNIRPSDIKSHEDLRELPIISGETVRKNQPPEKDRFEFKCAPWEEIYTIHETSGTSGRPKSFFLTWGDWQRYAEKYARSFVSQGFETGDRVVVCASYGMNVGANTMTLAAQKIGMTIIPEGKCTFPVRIMENYQPTGIVANVFKLLRLARRMKEQGIDPRESSIKRLVVGGESFAPESRAYVEELWGVDVYNTYGSTEGTMCGECHIKEGLHVPEDLVHLDVYDPNLRDFVDDGECGRIVLTTLLPVGERTGTLLLNYDTEDTTVVISRDTCRCGRTHMRIMNPEREAETFWISGHPFNRVDVEAAVFQRENMDYLTGEYEAFLYGDEDEGTVTMRVSLECEDPGNCAKEIIQENFIGAFFKYKRDLHDAYLEGTFEIIFNFVGPGELEFYKVKGRPKRIVDRR; encoded by the coding sequence ATGGTGGTTGTTATGGGGACCTACTTCAATCCTGAAATAGAGACCATGGAACGTGGCGAATTGGACGCCCTTGTAGAGGAGAGGATAAGGTACACAGTTAACTATGCATATGAAAACTCTCCATTCTACAGCAAATGGTTCAGGAAGAACAATATCAGGCCCTCAGATATAAAGAGTCATGAGGACCTCAGGGAGCTCCCTATAATAAGCGGTGAAACAGTAAGGAAAAACCAGCCACCTGAAAAGGACAGATTTGAATTTAAATGCGCCCCCTGGGAGGAGATCTACACCATCCATGAGACCAGCGGCACCAGCGGAAGACCAAAGTCCTTCTTCCTCACATGGGGGGACTGGCAGAGGTACGCAGAGAAGTATGCGAGGTCCTTTGTATCCCAGGGATTTGAAACAGGTGACCGGGTCGTCGTATGCGCATCCTACGGCATGAACGTCGGGGCCAACACGATGACACTGGCAGCACAGAAGATAGGAATGACAATAATACCTGAGGGCAAATGCACATTTCCTGTGAGGATAATGGAGAACTACCAGCCAACAGGGATAGTTGCAAACGTATTCAAACTGCTGAGGCTCGCAAGGCGAATGAAGGAGCAGGGAATTGATCCCAGGGAGTCAAGCATAAAGAGGCTGGTGGTCGGTGGTGAAAGCTTTGCGCCGGAATCAAGGGCATACGTCGAGGAACTGTGGGGAGTTGATGTCTACAACACCTATGGGAGCACCGAGGGGACCATGTGTGGGGAATGCCACATCAAGGAGGGACTCCACGTCCCCGAGGACCTCGTACACCTGGATGTCTATGACCCCAACCTCAGGGACTTCGTTGATGATGGGGAATGCGGCAGGATAGTCCTGACAACCCTGCTACCCGTTGGTGAGAGGACCGGCACACTCCTGCTCAACTATGACACCGAGGACACAACCGTGGTCATATCAAGGGACACGTGCAGGTGTGGAAGGACCCACATGAGGATAATGAACCCTGAAAGGGAGGCAGAGACCTTCTGGATCTCCGGTCATCCATTCAACCGTGTTGACGTTGAGGCAGCGGTTTTCCAGAGGGAGAACATGGATTACCTCACAGGAGAATATGAGGCCTTCCTCTACGGGGACGAGGATGAGGGCACAGTGACCATGAGGGTCTCCCTTGAATGTGAGGATCCAGGAAACTGCGCCAAGGAGATAATCCAGGAGAACTTTATAGGAGCCTTCTTCAAATATAAGAGGGACCTGCATGATGCCTACCTTGAGGGAACATTTGAGATAATATTCAACTTCGTAGGGCCAGGCGAACTCGAATTTTATAAGGTTAAGGGCAGGCCCAAGCGTATAGTGGATAGGAGATAG
- the truD gene encoding tRNA pseudouridine(13) synthase TruD produces the protein MLNAETYVTSTEGTGGRIRVHNRDFEVEEIPLTEPSGSGPNTWIWIEKEGRTTLDVLLDIARELHLDRRRMGFAGMKDKRAVTRQWICVSNTAPSEVKAIEERIRNVKFLRVTANEKKLRMGQLLGNRFRIRIRDTEIDEPLETAKATLQELEAKGVPNYYGWQRFGSPRANTHLVGRALVHGDVKGAVDSYIGNPLEGESEIVSEARRAYDRGDLEEAYELMPSSMRYERMMLRPMLRDLRRGEFSDESYVRAIHALPKPLKRMFVHAYQSYLFNRAVSERVALGINTHIPGDIVIDNDQHIIHDADQDELEELILNFEAHPTAPLYGSKVPLASGRPGEIERRILEDEGVSLEDFNSIKVPKLGSHGMRRAIRFRIWDVDAHESQEGLTVEFSIPRGCYATSVLREIMKKDVV, from the coding sequence ATGCTGAATGCAGAAACCTATGTCACATCAACAGAGGGGACCGGTGGAAGAATAAGGGTGCATAACAGGGACTTTGAGGTGGAGGAGATCCCCCTCACAGAGCCCAGTGGCAGCGGCCCCAACACATGGATATGGATAGAGAAGGAGGGCAGGACAACCCTAGACGTCCTCCTCGACATTGCAAGGGAACTCCACCTTGACAGGAGAAGGATGGGATTCGCTGGCATGAAGGATAAGAGGGCCGTCACCAGACAGTGGATATGTGTGAGCAACACAGCACCCTCAGAGGTTAAGGCCATAGAGGAAAGGATAAGAAACGTTAAATTCCTCAGGGTCACAGCAAATGAGAAGAAACTCCGGATGGGTCAGCTGCTGGGCAACCGTTTCAGGATCCGGATAAGGGACACCGAAATCGATGAACCCCTGGAGACAGCCAAGGCCACCCTCCAGGAACTTGAGGCTAAGGGTGTCCCGAATTACTATGGCTGGCAGCGCTTTGGGAGTCCAAGGGCAAACACGCACCTTGTTGGACGGGCACTTGTCCATGGCGATGTAAAGGGCGCGGTTGACAGCTACATAGGTAACCCCCTTGAGGGGGAATCAGAGATTGTTTCAGAGGCCAGGAGGGCCTATGACAGGGGCGACCTTGAGGAGGCATATGAGCTCATGCCATCATCAATGAGGTATGAGAGGATGATGCTGAGACCGATGCTCAGGGATCTACGTAGGGGTGAGTTCTCAGACGAATCATACGTGAGGGCCATCCATGCACTTCCGAAGCCCCTGAAGAGGATGTTCGTCCACGCCTACCAGTCATACCTCTTCAACCGGGCAGTAAGTGAGAGGGTGGCCCTCGGCATAAACACCCACATCCCCGGCGATATAGTCATTGATAATGACCAGCACATAATACATGACGCTGATCAAGATGAACTGGAGGAGCTGATCCTCAACTTCGAGGCCCATCCGACAGCACCATTATATGGCAGCAAGGTCCCCCTTGCCAGTGGAAGGCCCGGTGAGATTGAGAGGAGGATACTTGAGGATGAGGGAGTGTCCCTTGAGGACTTCAACTCAATAAAGGTCCCCAAACTGGGAAGCCATGGCATGAGGAGGGCGATACGCTTCAGGATATGGGACGTGGATGCCCATGAGAGCCAGGAGGGCCTTACAGTTGAATTCTCAATACCCAGGGGGTGCTATGCAACCTCTGTTTTAAGGGAGATCATGAAAAAGGATGTTGTCTAG
- a CDS encoding DUF126 domain-containing protein, which produces MEVDCRVISRGKGRGPVLVSTEPLSFLGGVDPGTGRVIDQKHPLHGRSMKGKVLLIPGGKGSTVGSYVIFQMAKNETAPAAIICLNAEPIIATGAIMAGIPMVDRPSEDLLGLLEDSMEVEVDAEEGKIRF; this is translated from the coding sequence GTGGAAGTTGACTGCAGAGTTATATCACGTGGAAAGGGAAGAGGTCCAGTTCTGGTATCAACTGAACCATTGAGCTTTCTCGGAGGAGTTGATCCCGGCACGGGGAGGGTTATTGACCAGAAACACCCCCTCCATGGCAGGAGCATGAAGGGGAAGGTTCTCCTCATACCCGGCGGTAAGGGCTCCACGGTGGGGTCCTATGTCATATTTCAGATGGCAAAGAACGAAACAGCTCCGGCCGCCATAATATGCCTGAACGCGGAGCCAATAATCGCAACCGGGGCCATAATGGCCGGCATACCCATGGTGGACAGACCCTCGGAGGACCTCCTCGGTCTTCTGGAGGATTCAATGGAGGTTGAGGTGGATGCTGAGGAGGGAAAAATAAGGTTCTAG
- a CDS encoding DUF5518 domain-containing protein — protein sequence MEIEVNWKAVVSGIILTVILGPLLRLLIPSLMGVLSILLASVACGYIADKDYLNGAVNGVIMGAAVGIINILMVYIKTGIMNMPILSILIYALAGDMSLGFLGGSAGSILGSFRD from the coding sequence ATGGAAATTGAAGTTAACTGGAAGGCAGTTGTTTCTGGTATCATCCTTACAGTCATCCTTGGACCCCTCCTCAGATTACTGATCCCCTCATTGATGGGCGTGCTTTCAATTCTCCTGGCCTCTGTGGCCTGCGGTTACATCGCAGATAAGGATTATCTCAACGGTGCGGTGAATGGGGTTATCATGGGGGCCGCCGTTGGCATCATAAACATCCTCATGGTCTACATCAAAACTGGTATCATGAATATGCCGATCCTCTCAATACTTATATACGCCCTTGCAGGTGATATGAGCCTTGGATTCCTTGGTGGGAGCGCCGGCAGCATACTGGGGTCCTTCAGGGACTAG
- a CDS encoding amidohydrolase family protein, with protein sequence MRFAVKGEVLDIHSGEHERRYVLVDRGRITAIESSVTGVEVIDASDKFILPGFIDLHTHLMEDGFRTESKLEDPLSLYFYRALENMRATLQAGVTTVRDAGLADLGVKMASDSHIIQAPRMQISVTPLSITGGHFDFHTRSGLNIERRYRGLPSGICDGIPSVRKRTREVLRAGADVVKVMATGGVMSSTDRPSDTQFTPSELAAIVEEASFRGKNVMVHAHGLQGIKNSIKAGVHSVEHGTYLDKRTARLMAERGVYLVPTFLVTRLNNDKALRGELAEYSRRDAIEVAEVHRENMEMAYNEGVRMVMGTDSGVVEHGMNLLELSYLTETGMEPLEAIRAGTIHAAECMGWEDRIGSIEKGKIADIVVTEVNPVEEIDELSRPGNVLLVVRDGIIYRDELVS encoded by the coding sequence ATGAGATTTGCAGTGAAGGGTGAAGTTCTGGACATCCATTCAGGGGAGCATGAAAGGAGGTACGTGCTTGTTGATAGGGGGAGGATAACCGCCATTGAGAGTAGTGTCACAGGTGTTGAGGTTATTGATGCCTCTGATAAGTTCATTCTCCCCGGCTTCATTGACCTGCACACCCATCTAATGGAAGATGGGTTCAGGACAGAGAGCAAACTTGAGGATCCACTCTCACTCTACTTCTACAGGGCCCTTGAGAACATGAGGGCAACCCTCCAGGCAGGTGTTACAACGGTAAGGGACGCTGGCCTTGCAGACCTCGGTGTTAAGATGGCCTCCGACAGCCACATCATCCAGGCGCCCAGGATGCAGATAAGCGTCACGCCCCTATCAATCACAGGAGGCCACTTCGACTTTCACACAAGATCCGGACTCAACATTGAAAGGAGATACAGGGGGCTACCCTCCGGTATCTGTGATGGGATCCCATCTGTGAGGAAGAGGACGAGGGAGGTCCTGAGGGCAGGGGCGGATGTTGTTAAGGTAATGGCGACTGGTGGAGTCATGAGCAGCACGGACAGACCATCGGACACCCAGTTCACACCGTCAGAACTTGCAGCCATAGTTGAGGAGGCATCATTCAGGGGTAAAAATGTTATGGTCCATGCCCATGGTCTCCAGGGGATAAAGAATTCCATAAAGGCGGGTGTTCATTCAGTTGAACATGGAACATACCTGGATAAAAGGACCGCCAGGTTGATGGCTGAAAGGGGCGTCTACCTGGTACCAACATTCCTGGTAACCCGCCTCAACAACGATAAGGCCCTGAGGGGAGAACTGGCGGAATACAGCCGCAGGGACGCCATTGAGGTGGCAGAAGTCCACAGGGAGAACATGGAGATGGCCTACAATGAGGGCGTGCGGATGGTTATGGGCACAGATTCAGGTGTTGTTGAGCATGGAATGAACCTGCTTGAACTATCCTACCTTACAGAGACCGGCATGGAACCACTGGAAGCCATAAGGGCTGGAACCATACATGCAGCCGAATGCATGGGGTGGGAGGACAGGATAGGTTCAATAGAAAAGGGTAAAATTGCAGATATTGTTGTAACTGAGGTGAATCCGGTGGAGGAGATAGACGAACTCTCCAGGCCCGGGAACGTGCTCCTGGTTGTGAGGGATGGCATAATCTACAGGGATGAGCTGGTCTCTTGA
- a CDS encoding heavy-metal-associated domain-containing protein: MKRITIRIGGMGCAACALKIEEALRKLDGIRDAAVNLVEGKVSVEYDPRRVDLSDMEGAIEEAGYTVLNENIAMAVGGMSCAMCVQKIESALRGLEGVSNATVNLAAEKAYISYNPSLTSVEDLKRTVEDLGYTVSGLEGEEISEDLKPKIRRIIVGFGVSVPLMAMMYLGLQPPGGGISMLLVSIIPFIYVSGPIFRGPSDH, from the coding sequence ATGAAAAGAATAACGATAAGGATAGGCGGGATGGGGTGCGCTGCATGCGCACTGAAGATCGAGGAGGCCCTCAGAAAACTGGATGGAATCCGCGATGCTGCGGTCAACCTGGTTGAGGGAAAGGTTTCAGTTGAGTATGACCCCCGGAGGGTTGATCTCTCCGATATGGAGGGCGCCATTGAGGAAGCCGGCTACACTGTACTCAATGAGAACATAGCCATGGCTGTGGGTGGCATGAGCTGTGCGATGTGTGTACAGAAAATAGAATCCGCCCTGAGGGGACTTGAGGGCGTAAGCAATGCCACAGTCAACCTCGCAGCTGAAAAGGCCTACATCTCCTATAACCCATCCCTGACCTCTGTGGAGGACCTCAAAAGGACGGTGGAGGATCTAGGGTACACCGTGAGCGGTCTGGAGGGTGAAGAGATCAGTGAGGACCTGAAACCAAAAATTAGAAGAATAATAGTGGGTTTCGGAGTGTCAGTCCCCCTGATGGCGATGATGTACCTCGGTCTACAGCCCCCCGGCGGGGGTATATCCATGCTGCTGGTGTCAATCATACCATTCATCTATGTCTCAGGACCGATATTCAGGGGGCCCTCAGATCACTGA
- a CDS encoding copper-translocating P-type ATPase, with the protein MDVMYSMGIGVAFLSSILGTAGILPSDFMFYDTALMLASFLTLGRYLEAGARGKTSEAVRRLMELQPDTATVLRDGREVEVRIHEIDVGDEVIVRPGDRVPADGKVVEGSSYVDESMITGEPLPALKTPGSEVVAGTINTDGILRFRVERTGDETFLSGIIKLVDEAQASKPPIQRIADRAVSYFIPAVLLVAASAFLFWYLVEGAGLLLSITVLISVLVVACPCALGLATPTAVTAGIGRGAELGILIKKGEALEVSDRISCVIFDKTGTLTLGRPRVTDMVGDVLGLAAALERKSRHPIAAAVTERAEEEGVDVPEAEDFRAIPGMGLEGRVDSHHVLAGNRALMEKYGIPLEHWDPEKFESDGKTVVIVAVDGEVKGIIAVSDEIKPGSARAVRELERMGIGTAMITGDNRKTAEAVAREVGIGTVIAEVLPQDKATRVAELRERGEGVAFVGDGINDAPALAEADLGVAVGSGTDIAREAGEVVLMGDDPLDVPAALQLAGKVISRIRQNIFWAFAYNVVLIPLAAGALYPLGIVFRPEYAGLAMALSSVTVVSLSLTLRGYTPPARRLRERQGEG; encoded by the coding sequence ATGGATGTAATGTACTCAATGGGTATAGGAGTGGCCTTCCTGTCAAGCATCCTGGGCACCGCAGGGATTCTACCATCCGATTTCATGTTCTATGACACCGCACTTATGCTGGCATCCTTCCTCACCCTTGGAAGGTACCTGGAGGCAGGTGCCCGGGGTAAAACGTCAGAGGCTGTGAGGAGGCTCATGGAACTCCAGCCAGACACCGCCACGGTCCTCAGGGACGGCAGGGAGGTTGAGGTGAGGATCCACGAGATAGATGTGGGTGATGAGGTAATTGTGAGACCAGGGGACAGGGTACCCGCCGATGGAAAGGTTGTGGAGGGATCCTCCTATGTGGATGAGTCCATGATAACAGGTGAGCCCCTCCCGGCCCTTAAAACACCCGGATCAGAGGTCGTTGCAGGTACAATAAACACTGACGGCATCCTGAGGTTCAGGGTTGAACGCACCGGTGATGAAACCTTCCTTTCAGGTATAATAAAACTCGTTGACGAGGCCCAGGCATCAAAGCCTCCCATACAGAGGATTGCTGACCGGGCAGTATCCTATTTCATACCCGCAGTTCTGCTTGTTGCAGCATCAGCCTTCCTCTTCTGGTACCTTGTTGAGGGTGCAGGGTTACTCCTGTCCATCACGGTTCTCATATCCGTACTTGTGGTGGCCTGTCCATGCGCACTGGGCCTTGCAACACCAACCGCTGTCACAGCGGGTATAGGCAGGGGCGCTGAACTTGGAATACTCATAAAGAAGGGTGAGGCCCTTGAGGTATCCGACAGGATATCGTGCGTGATCTTCGATAAAACAGGCACACTGACACTGGGAAGGCCCAGGGTCACAGACATGGTTGGTGATGTGCTGGGCCTGGCAGCGGCTCTTGAGAGAAAATCCAGGCACCCCATTGCAGCTGCAGTAACTGAGAGGGCCGAGGAGGAGGGGGTTGACGTCCCGGAGGCCGAGGACTTCCGGGCCATACCCGGCATGGGACTTGAGGGAAGGGTGGACTCACACCATGTACTTGCAGGTAACCGGGCCCTCATGGAGAAATACGGCATCCCCCTGGAGCACTGGGACCCTGAAAAATTTGAATCAGATGGGAAGACGGTGGTCATAGTCGCAGTGGATGGCGAGGTGAAGGGGATCATAGCGGTCTCAGATGAGATAAAGCCTGGTTCAGCGCGGGCTGTCAGGGAACTGGAGAGGATGGGAATAGGCACTGCAATGATAACCGGGGACAACAGGAAAACCGCGGAGGCTGTGGCCCGTGAGGTGGGGATAGGGACCGTGATTGCAGAGGTCCTCCCACAGGATAAGGCAACAAGGGTGGCCGAGCTTCGAGAGAGGGGTGAAGGAGTCGCCTTTGTCGGGGACGGTATAAACGATGCCCCCGCACTTGCAGAGGCCGACCTCGGAGTGGCGGTTGGTAGCGGAACAGACATAGCCAGGGAGGCCGGTGAGGTGGTCCTCATGGGAGATGACCCCCTTGATGTTCCAGCGGCCCTCCAGCTGGCAGGGAAGGTCATATCAAGGATCCGGCAGAACATCTTCTGGGCCTTCGCCTACAACGTTGTGCTGATTCCACTGGCTGCCGGAGCCCTTTACCCCCTGGGAATCGTATTCAGACCAGAATACGCGGGTCTGGCAATGGCCCTCAGTTCAGTGACAGTGGTATCCCTCTCACTCACCCTCAGGGGATACACCCCACCTGCAAGAAGGTTGAGGGAGAGGCAGGGAGAAGGTTAA